A window of Thermoanaerobacterium sp. PSU-2 genomic DNA:
TGGCCACTGTATGCAGCCCACGACCTTAAAGAAGATGTAGAATGGCCAAAGCAATATGAAAGGGGAAAGTTCAGAGTTTAGCGGCCAGCTCCACCTCCACCGGTGGATCCGCCGCCAAAACTTCCACCTCCTCCGCTGCCAAAGCCTCCTCCGAAGCCACCACCGCCGGTTCCAAATCCGCCAAAGCCACCGAATCCTCCAGGGCCAAACCCGCCAGGACCACGCCACCACCATCCACGTATATTAGAAAAAATTATAAGCAATATTATTAGAGCAATTACAGAAATTATTCCTTCCGCTTTTTTACTGCTACTGTCATTTTGCTGAGTATACTGGCTTTGGTCAACATTTTTTAAATCCACATTGTATTCTTTGGCAACCAATGTGGCTATTGCTTTATATCCTTCTACGATGCCCCCAGAATAATCTTTATCATTCCATTTAGGCAGTACGTAATCGTCCAAAATCCTTCCTGCTACAGAATCTGGAATAGCACCTTCCAATCCATATCCGACAGATATAAATACTTTGCCGCTTAATCCCTCCAATAGCCTTTTTTTATCTACTAAAAGAAGTACGCCATTATTTTTGTCTTTCTGTCCAATTCCCCAGTTTCTAAATAAGTTTAATGCGTAATCTGATATTTGATAGTCTCCTATATCGTCAACCGTCACTACGATTATCTGAGCACCAGTTAAGTTTTCTATCTCTTTTCCTATGTTTCTTATTGTATCAATATCGCTTTGGCTCATAAGCTTTGCGTAGTCGTACACATAATCGTACTGGGAAGGCTTAGGAGGAATTGTAGCAGCAAATATTTGGCCAAAAATTAGTATAGGAAAAAATATCAGCAAAAATAATATTTTGGCATATTTTAACACCACATAACCTCCCTATTTCGAAAAATCGACTTTTGGAACTTCTGATGCTGATGCTTGTGCTTTAAAATACTGTTTCTCCGTAAATCCAAACATCCTTGCTATGATGACGTTAGGAAACTGCCTTATGCTGGTGTTATACTGTTGAACAGCATTGTTGTAATCCATTCTGGCAACAGCGATCCTATTTTCTGTACCTGCCAATTCATCGCTTAACTGCCTGAAATTTTGATCGGCTTTTAAGTTAGGATAGTTTTCTGATATAGCCAGAAGCCTTCCTAAAGCTGTCCCAAGTTCATCATTGGCGTTTGCTTTCTCTTGAACCGTATTTGCGGCAAGAAGCTTCTCTCTGGCTTTATTTACGCTATCAAACACAGACTGTTCATGAGCAGCATAACCTTTTACAGTCTCAACGAGATTAGGAATCAAATCAGCCCTCCTTTGCAGTTGATTTTCTATTTGACTCCACTTGCTATTTACATTTTCCTGCTGACTTACAAGCCCGTTATAACTTGAAAAAAAGTAAACAACTATTAATAACACTACTGCTGCTACTGATATCAACACAACAGAAGATCTTTTCATGTTGTCTCTCCTTTCTCTGTTTTCTCTGATATTATATGATCATTTTTTATTTTTTTGCTGACTATTTCTGCCACAGCTTCTAAAAATGCTCTATCATCATCGTCAAAAGCCGCTTTTTCATCGCTGTCTATGTCAATTTCACCGATTATTTCATCGCCAATTCTTATAGGCACTACTATCTCAGACTTTGTCTCGATGCTACAAGCCAAGTAATTGTCCTCTTTTGTCACATCGTCAACGACAATTGTAGCATTTTCAGCCACAGCTCTGCCACATATACCTTGACCAACTTTTATCTTCACATGTTCTGTAGGCCTTCCTATGTATGGACCAAGTTTTAACATTCCATCTTCCATGAAATAAAAACCTGTCCAATTGTAGTAAGACAAATTGCTGTCCAATATTTTCACAACCTCACGGTAAAAATAGTTTAAATCATCTATATCACTTGATGATTTCTCTATCATCGAAAGCAATCTTTTAAATAATTCTTTTTTCTCCATCACAATCTCCCTCTCTCATTTTTCATTATATAAAAAACCCGCGTAAAGCAGGTCAATAATTTACTTTCTTATTTTCTGGATCATTTAATACACGCCTCATCATCCAATATGCCAATATAAGTATGAAAGGAGTTGCAATCTGCGTCAAAGTAAAAAATCCAATTCCAAGGTGCTTATTCAGATAAACTGGCCAAAACAGTGGATTGTCCCTTACAGTTTCTTCAATAAGCCCTCTCATAAGCTGATAATAAAATATAAAAGACCAAAACTGATACCCGTACGGCATGTGCTTTCTCTCGATGTAGAAATAACGTATTAAAAGAATAAGTCCCATTGCTACACCAACTAATTGTGCAGGCCATCTTCCAAAAGCAAAATCAGTCTGCCTTCCCAAAACCTCT
This region includes:
- a CDS encoding TPM domain-containing protein yields the protein MLKYAKILFLLIFFPILIFGQIFAATIPPKPSQYDYVYDYAKLMSQSDIDTIRNIGKEIENLTGAQIIVVTVDDIGDYQISDYALNLFRNWGIGQKDKNNGVLLLVDKKRLLEGLSGKVFISVGYGLEGAIPDSVAGRILDDYVLPKWNDKDYSGGIVEGYKAIATLVAKEYNVDLKNVDQSQYTQQNDSSSKKAEGIISVIALIILLIIFSNIRGWWWRGPGGFGPGGFGGFGGFGTGGGGFGGGFGSGGGGSFGGGSTGGGGAGR
- a CDS encoding LemA family protein, encoding MKRSSVVLISVAAVVLLIVVYFFSSYNGLVSQQENVNSKWSQIENQLQRRADLIPNLVETVKGYAAHEQSVFDSVNKAREKLLAANTVQEKANANDELGTALGRLLAISENYPNLKADQNFRQLSDELAGTENRIAVARMDYNNAVQQYNTSIRQFPNVIIARMFGFTEKQYFKAQASASEVPKVDFSK
- a CDS encoding GAF domain-containing protein yields the protein MEKKELFKRLLSMIEKSSSDIDDLNYFYREVVKILDSNLSYYNWTGFYFMEDGMLKLGPYIGRPTEHVKIKVGQGICGRAVAENATIVVDDVTKEDNYLACSIETKSEIVVPIRIGDEIIGEIDIDSDEKAAFDDDDRAFLEAVAEIVSKKIKNDHIISEKTEKGETT